A region from the Gemmatimonadota bacterium genome encodes:
- a CDS encoding DUF1801 domain-containing protein, whose amino-acid sequence MARAKLKTTPNSGSVTAFLKGVDHEQRRVDARRVLELMKRVTGKQPKMWGDSIVGFGSCRYPGASGKETEWFATGFSPRKQALTLYIMPGFDRFPHLMKHLGTYTTGKSCLYVKRLDDVDQGVLEDLIRESVEYLEAKYG is encoded by the coding sequence ATGGCGAGAGCGAAGCTCAAGACCACCCCCAACTCGGGGAGTGTGACGGCCTTTCTGAAGGGGGTCGACCACGAGCAACGCCGCGTCGACGCGCGACGAGTGCTCGAGCTCATGAAGCGTGTGACCGGCAAGCAGCCGAAGATGTGGGGAGACAGTATCGTCGGGTTCGGATCGTGTCGGTACCCGGGCGCAAGCGGGAAGGAAACGGAATGGTTCGCCACCGGCTTCTCGCCCCGGAAGCAGGCGCTCACGCTCTACATCATGCCCGGTTTCGATCGCTTCCCGCACTTGATGAAGCACTTGGGCACATACACAACTGGGAAGTCCTGTCTCTACGTCAAACGGTTGGACGATGTGGACCAGGGCGTCCTGGAGGATCTGATCCGCGAATCCGTGGAGTACCTGGAAGCCAAGTACGGCTGA
- a CDS encoding ABC transporter permease codes for MDTFGQDFRYALRGLRTSPGFALVAIVTLALGIGVNSAIFGIVNAVLLRPLPVDHPEELVDVYGHTATSSSHDTNSYPDYLDYREQTETLSGLVGYSNFFANLSIEGSSELVVGEMVTDNYFQVLGVQPALGRPFVDEEYSAPSAFPVAVLSHALWQNRFAADPSVVGRTFRMNGIVYSVVGVAPQDFGGMFPGITAQMWIPTAMVEEVEPIGNQRGSGGGPGATRLERRGQHWLWLRGRMRPGVGVAQVRAELEGIASRLAAQYPETNELERITVLASSDVHINPDFDGTVLPVGLVLLGAVGLVLLVACANLANMMLARAAGRRKELAVRLALGAGRGRLIRQLLTESMVLAVAGGAVALLLAGWLVQVISRLQPPLPINLGLNIGLDWRVLLFTLVAAVATGVLFGLVPALRASRTDLVPALKAADARSGGARGIELRDVLVVAQMALSLVLLVGGALLVRSLAVAQRVDFGYDVDRLVHLSLAMEMNGYDAERSGLFLEAGRLRLLDRPDVAAVGLTSRLPLSLNNNGFGVFIDGHQTSGNDEPFRIDGAYVDEGYFTALEVPILAGRGVERADRDEQRRVAVISSTMAERFWPGENAVGREFRTAWGGEPYRIVGVAEDYKVDTPGEGPKPYIHLPLSTRSVFGEFLVRTVNEAGPLVPSLVGELRALDPDLVFLDVGPMRRLADIRLFPIRAGAWLIGAFALLALLLAAVGLYGVIGYSVSRRVREIGIRKALGAGSGGVVGMVLRQGMRLVAVGGLIGAALAVLAARSLSSVLFVGSFDLVSFALALGVLALVAASANWIPARRAAGVDPIVALRQE; via the coding sequence ATGGACACTTTCGGCCAGGACTTCCGCTACGCGCTGCGTGGTCTGCGCACCTCTCCTGGATTCGCGTTGGTCGCCATCGTGACCCTGGCACTCGGCATCGGTGTCAACAGCGCGATCTTCGGCATCGTCAACGCCGTGCTGTTGCGTCCCCTTCCGGTGGATCATCCCGAAGAGCTCGTGGACGTCTACGGGCACACCGCCACCTCGTCGAGCCACGACACGAATTCCTACCCTGACTATCTGGACTACCGTGAGCAGACCGAGACGCTCTCAGGACTGGTCGGCTACTCGAACTTCTTTGCCAACCTGTCCATCGAGGGGAGCTCGGAGCTGGTCGTCGGTGAGATGGTCACGGACAACTACTTCCAGGTGCTCGGGGTGCAGCCCGCCCTGGGGCGGCCGTTCGTCGACGAGGAGTACTCGGCGCCGAGTGCGTTTCCCGTAGCCGTCCTGAGTCACGCGCTCTGGCAGAATCGATTCGCTGCCGATCCGTCCGTCGTCGGACGAACGTTCCGCATGAACGGGATCGTCTACTCGGTCGTCGGTGTCGCGCCCCAGGACTTCGGCGGCATGTTCCCGGGCATCACGGCGCAGATGTGGATCCCCACCGCGATGGTCGAGGAGGTCGAGCCCATCGGCAACCAGCGCGGCTCCGGCGGGGGACCGGGCGCCACGCGCTTGGAGCGTCGCGGCCAACACTGGCTCTGGCTCCGTGGCCGCATGCGGCCCGGTGTGGGGGTGGCCCAGGTGCGCGCGGAGCTCGAAGGCATCGCCAGCAGGCTCGCCGCACAATACCCCGAGACCAATGAACTCGAGCGCATCACGGTGCTCGCCAGCAGTGATGTGCACATCAACCCCGACTTCGACGGAACGGTGCTCCCTGTGGGGCTGGTGCTGCTGGGCGCCGTCGGCCTCGTGTTGTTGGTCGCCTGCGCCAATCTCGCCAACATGATGCTGGCGCGCGCGGCGGGCCGGAGAAAGGAGCTGGCCGTGCGCCTGGCTCTCGGCGCAGGTCGCGGACGTTTGATACGACAGCTTCTCACCGAGAGCATGGTTCTGGCCGTCGCGGGCGGGGCCGTAGCGTTGCTGTTGGCGGGCTGGCTGGTCCAGGTGATCTCCCGCCTGCAGCCACCGCTCCCCATCAATCTCGGTCTGAACATCGGACTGGATTGGCGAGTGCTTCTGTTCACGTTGGTGGCCGCGGTGGCCACGGGTGTGTTGTTCGGGCTCGTCCCCGCCCTTCGCGCCTCCCGGACCGATCTGGTCCCCGCGCTCAAGGCGGCAGATGCGCGGAGTGGAGGCGCACGGGGAATCGAGCTGCGCGACGTCCTCGTGGTGGCACAGATGGCGCTCTCACTGGTGTTGCTGGTGGGCGGCGCACTTCTGGTACGCAGCCTCGCCGTGGCCCAACGCGTCGACTTCGGGTACGACGTCGACCGGTTGGTCCACCTCTCTCTCGCCATGGAGATGAACGGATATGACGCGGAGCGGTCGGGCTTGTTCCTCGAGGCCGGCAGGCTCAGGCTCTTGGACCGCCCCGACGTCGCGGCGGTCGGCCTCACCTCCCGGCTGCCGCTTTCGCTCAACAACAACGGCTTCGGCGTGTTCATCGACGGCCACCAGACTTCAGGAAACGACGAGCCCTTTCGCATCGACGGCGCCTATGTCGACGAGGGATACTTCACCGCTTTGGAGGTCCCCATCCTGGCAGGCCGAGGCGTTGAGCGAGCCGATCGCGACGAGCAGCGCCGGGTCGCGGTGATCTCCTCGACGATGGCCGAGCGGTTCTGGCCCGGTGAGAATGCGGTCGGACGCGAGTTCCGCACCGCCTGGGGCGGGGAGCCCTATCGCATCGTGGGGGTGGCGGAAGACTACAAGGTCGACACTCCTGGGGAAGGCCCCAAGCCGTACATCCATCTACCGCTCAGCACGCGTTCGGTATTCGGCGAGTTCCTGGTGCGGACCGTGAACGAAGCGGGGCCCCTGGTCCCTTCGCTGGTGGGGGAGCTTCGCGCCCTGGACCCCGACCTCGTGTTTCTCGATGTCGGACCCATGCGCCGGCTGGCCGATATCCGACTGTTCCCCATCCGCGCCGGCGCTTGGCTCATCGGCGCTTTCGCTCTCCTCGCACTGCTGCTGGCCGCGGTCGGGCTCTATGGCGTGATCGGGTACTCGGTGAGCCGCCGGGTTCGCGAGATCGGGATCCGCAAGGCGCTGGGCGCGGGCTCCGGCGGTGTGGTGGGCATGGTGCTCCGGCAAGGCATGCGCCTGGTCGCCGTGGGTGGCCTGATCGGAGCCGCCCTCGCGGTGCTGGCCGCGCGCTCGCTGTCCTCGGTCCTGTTCGTGGGGTCGTTCGATCTCGTGAGCTTCGCGCTGGCGCTCGGCGTCCTCGCGCTGGTAGCCGCTTCTGCCAACTGGATCCCGGCTCGCCGCGCGGCGGGCGTCGATCCGATCGTGGCGCTGCGGCAGGAGTAG
- a CDS encoding protein tyrosine phosphatase family protein: protein MQLLIRSAIRSAIEAMGRLGLSACLLASIPVGGVLAQQPAPAPLATVRNFQIVSERLASSGQIGYDQIPLIREAGYQVIINLAVADEERNGREGFLVAQEGLTYVHIPVVWDEPEIADVRMFFDVMRANRDRKVYVHCFANMRASAFVYLCRTLVEGMPEAEARATMNAVWDPRENDAWARLLERARTELGQAG from the coding sequence ATGCAGCTTCTGATCCGATCGGCGATCCGTAGCGCCATCGAAGCCATGGGCAGACTCGGACTGAGCGCGTGCCTGCTGGCCTCCATTCCCGTGGGTGGAGTCCTGGCCCAGCAGCCCGCCCCCGCACCCCTCGCGACCGTGCGCAACTTCCAGATCGTCTCCGAGCGCTTGGCGTCGTCTGGTCAGATCGGCTATGACCAGATCCCGCTCATTCGGGAGGCCGGCTATCAGGTGATCATCAACCTGGCCGTAGCCGACGAGGAGAGGAACGGCAGGGAGGGTTTCCTGGTCGCGCAGGAGGGCCTCACCTATGTGCACATTCCCGTGGTGTGGGACGAACCGGAGATTGCGGACGTTCGCATGTTCTTCGATGTCATGCGTGCGAACAGGGATCGCAAGGTCTACGTGCACTGCTTCGCCAACATGCGGGCGTCGGCCTTCGTCTATCTATGCCGGACGTTGGTCGAGGGCATGCCGGAGGCCGAAGCGCGTGCCACGATGAACGCTGTGTGGGACCCGCGAGAGAACGACGCCTGGGCCAGGCTGTTGGAGCGCGCCCGCACGGAGCTCGGCCAGGCGGGCTGA
- a CDS encoding arginine deiminase family protein translates to MYRFEQALLREPSASCVRGLRAVDRGAPDPVRFVDQHRAYALALETAGLGVTVLAPDELHPDSVFVEDPALCLHEAAVLLRPAAVTRAGETVGLLPALHALYGRAVERVVEGTIEGGDILVLEEEILIGLSARTNARGAASLTHVLAPLGYQVRVTEVPAGVLHLKSDCATLGDGHVLATRRLAASGVFDGYEVIEVPQGEETGANAVRVNDRVLLARGYPRTAERLTAAGYAVVELDISEAQKLDGGLSCMSLRKPHPR, encoded by the coding sequence GTGTACCGATTCGAACAGGCCCTGCTGCGTGAACCCTCGGCCAGCTGCGTCCGCGGCCTGCGCGCCGTGGACCGGGGCGCGCCTGACCCGGTGCGCTTCGTGGACCAGCACCGCGCCTATGCGCTGGCATTGGAGACCGCGGGCCTGGGTGTCACGGTTCTCGCTCCCGATGAGCTGCATCCCGACAGCGTGTTCGTCGAGGATCCGGCGCTCTGCTTGCACGAGGCCGCGGTCCTGCTGCGGCCGGCAGCCGTCACTCGTGCCGGAGAGACGGTGGGGCTGCTACCGGCCCTGCACGCCCTGTATGGGAGGGCAGTGGAGAGGGTCGTAGAGGGAACGATCGAGGGCGGGGACATCCTCGTGCTGGAAGAGGAGATCCTCATCGGGCTTTCGGCCCGCACCAACGCGCGCGGAGCCGCATCCCTGACGCATGTGCTCGCTCCCCTCGGGTACCAGGTCCGCGTGACGGAGGTGCCCGCGGGTGTGCTGCACCTCAAGTCCGACTGCGCCACGCTCGGCGATGGTCACGTCCTCGCCACGCGTCGCCTTGCCGCGTCCGGAGTGTTCGACGGCTACGAGGTGATCGAAGTCCCACAGGGAGAGGAGACCGGAGCCAACGCCGTGAGGGTGAATGACCGCGTGCTCCTGGCCCGGGGCTACCCACGCACGGCCGAGCGCCTCACCGCCGCGGGTTACGCGGTCGTGGAGCTGGATATCTCGGAGGCCCAGAAGTTGGACGGCGGGCTGAGCTGCATGTCGCTGCGAAAGCCCCATCCGAGATAG
- a CDS encoding amidohydrolase family protein has product MRTPILRACLALTALAGIRPAPARGQDLVLLHARVVDVERGTVLPEGVVVVRGGSIAQVGGTVPAGADLPTVDVGGMYLSPGLMDAHVHIATFDQARRALESGVTTVRSMGVDDYADVGLRELAAAGAIDAPEVLAAGYHIRPHPSEAFFRNHPEMGRFVSTEVRGAETLAAMARTMLGRGVDFIKLNATERAGLPDTDPRKQFYDASEMGAVVAEVRRAGARGVAAHAHGDEGARAAVEAGVTSIEHGTYMSPETLRLMAERGTYLVPTVAIVRDLTIPGGDYESPVLMLRGRHMLPRVQEMVATAHELGVPIVAATDTGYGPAGVVRVSHELEELVGIGLTPLEALQAATVTAARLLGVDDHTGQVRVGLDGDLILTERNPLEQIGTLNDVLMVVNNGKIVFTKGDWFKGSGPISD; this is encoded by the coding sequence ATGCGAACGCCGATCCTAAGAGCCTGTCTTGCCCTCACCGCGCTCGCCGGGATCCGTCCGGCTCCCGCCCGCGGCCAGGACCTCGTGCTCCTGCACGCCCGGGTGGTGGATGTGGAGCGCGGCACGGTCCTCCCGGAGGGCGTCGTCGTGGTGCGAGGTGGGAGCATCGCCCAGGTGGGCGGCACGGTGCCCGCCGGCGCGGATCTCCCCACCGTCGACGTAGGCGGGATGTACCTGTCACCCGGCCTGATGGATGCGCACGTGCACATCGCGACCTTCGACCAGGCCCGGCGCGCGCTGGAGTCCGGAGTGACGACCGTCCGGAGCATGGGCGTGGACGACTACGCGGACGTGGGCCTGCGGGAGCTGGCGGCCGCCGGGGCCATCGACGCGCCGGAAGTGCTCGCGGCCGGATACCACATCCGTCCCCATCCCTCGGAGGCCTTCTTCCGTAACCATCCGGAGATGGGGCGGTTCGTGTCGACGGAGGTGCGTGGTGCCGAGACCTTGGCTGCCATGGCGCGCACCATGCTTGGGCGCGGCGTTGATTTCATCAAGCTGAACGCCACCGAGCGCGCTGGCCTTCCGGACACCGATCCCCGCAAACAGTTCTATGATGCCAGCGAGATGGGGGCGGTGGTGGCCGAGGTGCGGCGGGCCGGCGCGCGAGGGGTGGCGGCCCACGCGCATGGAGACGAAGGAGCGCGGGCCGCGGTGGAAGCCGGCGTCACCAGCATCGAACACGGCACCTACATGAGCCCTGAGACGCTGCGACTCATGGCCGAGCGCGGGACCTACCTCGTTCCCACCGTCGCGATCGTCCGTGATCTGACCATTCCCGGTGGTGACTATGAGAGCCCCGTGCTCATGCTACGCGGGCGGCACATGTTGCCCCGGGTGCAGGAGATGGTCGCGACCGCCCACGAGCTGGGCGTTCCGATCGTGGCTGCGACGGACACCGGGTATGGCCCGGCAGGCGTCGTGCGCGTGTCACACGAGCTGGAGGAGCTGGTGGGTATCGGTCTGACACCTCTGGAGGCGCTACAAGCGGCCACCGTGACCGCCGCCCGGCTCTTGGGCGTCGACGATCACACGGGCCAGGTACGCGTCGGGCTGGATGGCGACCTGATCCTCACCGAGCGCAATCCACTCGAACAGATCGGCACGCTGAACGATGTCCTGATGGTGGTCAACAACGGGAAGATCGTCTTCACCAAGGGCGATTGGTTCAAGGGCAGCGGACCGATCTCGGACTGA
- a CDS encoding TonB-dependent receptor, translated as MSLFSWSHASLRPGPDRRRSAVPFALLVFATALIGTVPAPLAGQEGATVAGRAVSAVDGSAIGLATVVVERTSSGDTLSGAIAGQDGRFVLRGLTPERYTVHVSFPGFFPESVPLLVSALNLSYDLGDIRLTAVGSIDELRVTVEAVRTAGVETQVFRIGEAAAQTTGSLLDAMRNLPGVTVDQDGKVSLRGSDHVAILIDGKPSSLTGFGSQRGLDNVPAANIEAIEIINNPSARFDAAGMAGIINIIYRQEQQLGLSGDFGLSLGLGQFSKQRPDLPTELGSFSTNEKIIPSVSLAYNTDRVRAFGHGEVFRQHDLPNNEFTTRFYDDGRVIESQVPENRVQTHYIFNGGSDVQLDDVNMLTVSGIWDFESHTDRAQVPFILDSTGERLRYWFWREHESTGFVNVTANWKHQFATPGQELDVNLQYTRGWEDEEYFLNEDSPVRVGRDGTHLKAVENTVPLTLDFVRPLASGRVELGGKLQRRWLPITYTVDRGVQSVIYDGLGDHSDWEEDLYAAYLNLVRITDTYTLEGGLRLEQTSVEYRIPTENIYYPGSDAYDYLELFPNVKLTWAFSSSDRLIAAYNRRIDRPGEPELRIFPKYDDPELLKVGNPFLRPQLTNVYELGYGRSWTSGSWTTSLYRRDISDAFLRIFAIDDSNANYDIVNKIYENAGNSTQTGVEVIVQQEIAGPWLLSGSVNWFRNEVDALQTTLYFPTQRPFSLSASSLDTWDLTVNNRIRVPGDGEVQLSFIRYGRRNVPQGFERARSSVDVSGKWPLADQNAELIFTFSDIFNDFGIRREVEGEGFTALYENLMETQVATVGIRWRFG; from the coding sequence ATGTCCTTGTTCTCATGGTCGCACGCATCGCTGCGGCCGGGCCCGGATCGACGCCGCTCCGCCGTCCCCTTCGCTCTTCTGGTCTTTGCCACGGCCCTCATCGGCACCGTCCCAGCCCCGCTGGCGGGTCAGGAAGGTGCCACCGTAGCCGGGCGCGCCGTGAGCGCCGTCGACGGCTCCGCGATCGGCCTGGCCACCGTGGTGGTGGAGCGCACCTCCAGCGGCGACACCCTGTCCGGCGCGATCGCAGGGCAGGACGGGCGTTTCGTCCTGCGAGGCCTGACCCCGGAGCGCTACACAGTTCACGTCTCGTTCCCCGGCTTCTTCCCGGAGTCCGTTCCCCTCCTGGTCTCCGCGCTGAACCTCTCCTACGACCTCGGCGATATCCGGTTGACGGCGGTGGGGAGCATCGACGAGTTGCGCGTGACGGTGGAAGCGGTGCGCACGGCGGGGGTCGAGACGCAGGTGTTCCGGATCGGCGAGGCCGCGGCCCAGACCACCGGGTCTCTCCTGGATGCCATGCGCAACCTCCCCGGCGTGACGGTGGACCAGGACGGCAAGGTTTCGCTGAGGGGCAGTGACCACGTAGCCATCCTGATCGACGGAAAGCCGTCCAGTCTGACCGGGTTCGGAAGCCAACGTGGCCTGGACAATGTGCCCGCGGCCAACATCGAGGCCATCGAGATCATCAACAACCCGTCGGCCCGCTTCGACGCTGCAGGAATGGCGGGCATCATCAACATCATCTACAGGCAGGAGCAGCAGCTCGGCCTTTCGGGGGACTTCGGCCTCTCGCTGGGCTTGGGACAGTTCTCCAAGCAGCGGCCCGACCTCCCCACCGAACTGGGCAGCTTCTCCACCAACGAGAAGATCATCCCGAGCGTGAGCCTGGCGTACAACACCGATCGCGTGCGCGCATTCGGGCACGGCGAGGTGTTCCGTCAGCACGATCTGCCCAACAACGAGTTCACGACTCGCTTCTACGATGATGGTCGGGTCATCGAGTCGCAGGTACCCGAGAATCGGGTGCAGACGCACTACATCTTCAACGGCGGATCGGATGTCCAACTCGATGACGTGAACATGCTCACGGTCTCCGGGATCTGGGACTTCGAGTCGCACACCGACCGCGCCCAGGTGCCGTTCATCCTCGATTCCACGGGAGAGCGGCTCCGCTACTGGTTCTGGCGGGAGCACGAGAGCACCGGATTCGTCAACGTCACCGCCAACTGGAAGCACCAGTTCGCGACGCCGGGTCAGGAGCTGGACGTCAACCTGCAGTATACGCGGGGCTGGGAGGACGAGGAGTACTTCCTGAACGAGGACTCACCGGTCCGCGTGGGCAGGGACGGCACGCACCTGAAGGCGGTCGAAAACACCGTGCCGTTGACCCTCGACTTCGTGCGCCCCCTGGCGAGCGGCCGGGTCGAGCTCGGAGGCAAGCTGCAGCGCCGCTGGCTTCCCATCACCTACACCGTGGACCGTGGCGTGCAGAGCGTCATCTACGACGGGTTGGGAGACCACTCGGATTGGGAAGAGGACCTCTACGCCGCCTACCTCAATCTGGTGCGCATCACCGACACCTACACGCTCGAGGGAGGACTGCGCCTGGAGCAGACCAGCGTCGAGTACCGGATCCCGACGGAGAACATCTACTATCCGGGCAGCGATGCGTACGACTATCTGGAGCTCTTTCCCAACGTGAAGCTGACCTGGGCGTTCTCCAGCTCGGATCGCCTGATTGCAGCCTACAATCGCCGCATCGACCGGCCTGGCGAACCAGAGCTCCGCATCTTCCCCAAGTACGACGACCCCGAGCTGCTCAAGGTCGGGAATCCCTTCCTGCGGCCACAACTCACGAATGTCTACGAGCTCGGGTACGGTCGTTCCTGGACCAGCGGATCCTGGACCACGTCCCTCTACCGGCGGGACATCTCCGACGCCTTCCTGCGCATCTTCGCGATCGACGACTCCAACGCCAACTACGACATCGTCAACAAGATCTACGAGAACGCCGGCAACTCCACGCAGACAGGCGTGGAAGTGATCGTACAGCAGGAGATCGCGGGTCCCTGGCTGCTCTCCGGGAGCGTGAACTGGTTCCGCAACGAAGTGGACGCGCTCCAGACCACGTTGTACTTCCCGACCCAACGCCCGTTCTCCTTGTCGGCATCGTCGCTCGATACCTGGGACCTGACCGTGAACAACCGCATCCGGGTTCCGGGCGATGGCGAGGTCCAGCTCAGCTTTATCCGCTACGGACGCCGCAACGTCCCGCAGGGTTTCGAGCGCGCCCGTTCCTCCGTGGATGTCTCGGGCAAGTGGCCGCTCGCCGATCAGAATGCCGAATTGATCTTCACGTTTTCCGATATCTTCAACGACTTCGGGATCCGGCGTGAGGTCGAGGGGGAAGGATTCACCGCGCTGTACGAGAACCTCATGGAGACGCAGGTCGCCACGGTGGGCATCCGCTGGCGCTTCGGCTGA